The following are encoded together in the Solenopsis invicta isolate M01_SB chromosome 14, UNIL_Sinv_3.0, whole genome shotgun sequence genome:
- the LOC105202199 gene encoding putative nuclease HARBI1 — protein MHKVRRWKGNCLLRVVKALYKLRNVFIYWPTRKKAEHTWTKMEQQYQFPGIIGAVEGTLVKITAPKVHPEAYICRKNYHAVQLQVVCDAELRFIHCYAGQPGSVHDMRTFMYSGLQQKCNEHFFPEDSHLLGDAAYTIQRHIMVPYRDNHLTAAENRFNKKLSSARMVVERSIGLLKGRWRCLLDKLPMTRTDLIPRYIIACCVLHNICLLRRDEIEIPILIGDPRNNMIIELHPLDVNVEDRNGGVLKLRI, from the exons ATGCACAAAGTTCGACGTTGGAAAGGCAACTGTTTATTAAGGGTTGTGAAAGCATTATATAAATTgcgaaatgtatttatatattggcCAACAAGGAAGAAAGCTGAACATACCTGGACAAAAATGGAACAACAATACCAGTTTCCAGGAATAATAGGTGCAGTAGAGGGCACACTCGTAAAAATAACTGCGCCTAAAGTACATCCTGAAGCATATATATGCAGGAAAAATTATCATGCAGTACAGCTACAA GTTGTATGCGATGCAGAACTGCGATTCATTCACTGTTACGCGGGGCAACCAGGATCGGTTCATGATATGCGAACCTTTATGTATTCCGGATTGcaacaaaaatgtaatgaaCATTTTTTTCCGGAAGACAGCCACTTACTCGGGGATGCAGCATACACGATACAACGACATATAATGGTGCCGTATAGAGATAATCACCTGACAGCGGCCGAAAATCGTTTCAACAAGAAATTGTCGTCTGCGCGAATGGTCGTAGAACGGTCTATTGGACTGTTGAAAGGACGATGGCGTTGTTTATTGGACAAACTTCCAATGACACGAACAGATTTAATACCGCGCTATATTATCGCATGTTGcgttttacacaatatttgtttattgagaCGCGATGAAATAGAAATACCAATATTAATAGGAGATCCTCGAAATAATATGATTATAGAATTACATCCACTTGACGTAAATGTCGAAGATCGCAATGGAGGGGTCTTAAAACTGAGAATTTAA
- the LOC105202790 gene encoding uncharacterized protein LOC105202790, with protein sequence MSTEELSKLIVVRGRIKAKLTAFSTYLERAATESVKIAELPIRLEKAEGLWQEFDITQSQIENLENTVAQFTERENFENSYHAIITSAKALQSHQDQTKRPSSVNSVPERSVGNPQVNVFAQPVGPKVKLPNIELPKFDGSYNKWIPFRELFESLIDANAALLAIQKLHYLKLALTHEAAKVIQSLELSNANYEIAWDLLKQRYENKRLIVQHHMQELLDLAPIVKESHAALRQFIDGISQHIQPLIKLGQPVEHWNTILIHIFTPKLDKITKREWELKRATIDTFPTLNEFIEFLNTRSAFLESLSHSANNTNSVSSVNKSHNKAVTCACVSEEESSCPVCQGNHKLPDGGTFRKWSAAERLTEIKKRRLCIRCLKNFHGRNCKASGCKRCKGYHHTMLHLEKTIKPDKEANQTEPSTGATKTSATDKQIVATVTQAPITTLTHCATKGPLQVKLATAIIYIKDRKDILHECRAFLDSSSQFYHLQTQ encoded by the coding sequence atgtCAACAGAAGAGCTGAGCAAATTAATTGTCGTGCGAGGTAGAATTAAAGCGAAGTTAACCGCGTTTAGCACATATCTCGAAAGAGCAGCAACAGAGTCCGTAAAGATCGCGGAATTGCCCATCAGATTAGAGAAGGCGGAAGGGCTCTGGCAAGAGTTTGATATAACTCAAtcacaaattgaaaatttagagAATACAGTAGCACAATTTACTGAGAGAGAAAATTTCGAAAACTCATATCATGCCATTATAACTTCTGCCAAGGCACTTCAGTCGCATCAAGATCAAACAAAGCGGCCAAGTTCAGTGAACTCTGTACCTGAGAGGTCAGTAGGCAATCCACAAGTTAATGTCTTCGCTCAGCCGGTAGGACCCAAAGTAAAGTTGCCAAACATAGAATTGCCAAAGTTTGACGGGAGCTATAATAAATGGATTCCATTCCGCGAATTGTTTGAATCTCTTATAGACGCTAATGCGGCGCTACTAGcaattcaaaaattacattatttaaaactgGCATTAACTCATGAGGCCGCTAAAGTAATACAATCGTTAGAGCTCTCTAATGCCAATTATGAAATTGCGTGGGACCTACTGAAACAGAGATACGAAAACAAACGGTTAATAGTACAACATCATATGCAAGAATTGCTTGATCTGGCACCAATTGTAAAGGAGTCTCACGCTGCCTTGCGACAATTTATAGATGGCATTTCACAACATATTCAGCCTTTGATTAAATTAGGACAGCCAGTAGAACATtggaatacaattttaattcatattttcacGCCTAAGTTAGACAAAATTACTAAACGAGAATGGGAGTTGAAGAGAGCTACGATAGATACATTTCCCACattaaatgaatttattgaatttttgaatactCGCAGCGCGTTTCTTGAATCACTGTCTCACTCAGCTAATAATACAAACTCTGTTTCCAGCGTTAATAAATCACATAACAAAGCTGTCACATGCGCATGTGTGTCGGAAGAGGAGTCAAGTTGTCCTGTTTGCCAAGGTAATCATAAATTACCTGATGGTGGCACCTTTCGTAAGTGGTCTGCGGCAGAGCGTTTAACAGAAATTAAGAAAAGGCGACTGTGCATCAGGTGTTTGAAGAATTTTCACGGTAGGAACTGCAAGGCGTCAGGATGCAAACGGTGTAAAGGCTATCATCATACCATGCTACATCTGGAGAAAACGATAAAGCCGGACAAAGAAGCAAATCAGACAGAGCCTTCTACAGGAGCAACCAAGACGTCGGCGACAGATAAACAGATCGTTGCCACAGTCACTCAGGCACCAATAACCACATTGACGCATTGCGCCACTAAAGGACCGCTACAAGTAAAGTTAGCGACGGCCATAATCTATATAAAGGATCGAAAAGACATACTTCATGAATGTCGAGCTTTTTTGGACAGTAGTTCCCAATTTTATCACTTGCAAACTCAGTGA